The following proteins are encoded in a genomic region of Candidatus Paceibacter sp.:
- a CDS encoding GNAT family N-acetyltransferase, translating to MDGSEEKVVFLPGEKVNLRPLLKSDVGKLMRWINDPEVTQYLSAYLPMHEDEEICWIENLSKRKSSDIVLGVETIERTLIGTAGLHGINWKDRTVTLGISIGEKSYWGKGFGTEAVSLLIGFAFNTLNLRKVCLTVLSNNKRAIKCYKGCGFKVEGCRKRQIFKNGRYLDQILMSVFRKIG from the coding sequence ATGGATGGCAGTGAAGAAAAAGTTGTATTTTTGCCTGGCGAAAAGGTTAATCTTCGTCCGTTGTTAAAAAGCGATGTCGGAAAATTAATGCGGTGGATAAATGATCCGGAAGTAACGCAATATCTTTCGGCTTATTTACCAATGCATGAAGACGAAGAAATATGCTGGATTGAAAATCTTTCCAAGCGGAAGTCTAGCGATATTGTGTTGGGCGTTGAAACTATTGAGAGAACTCTGATTGGAACAGCCGGTCTTCATGGAATAAATTGGAAAGACAGAACGGTCACTCTTGGCATATCTATCGGCGAAAAAAGCTATTGGGGCAAGGGTTTCGGAACGGAAGCTGTGTCACTGCTTATTGGCTTTGCCTTTAATACCCTTAATTTGCGCAAAGTGTGTCTAACTGTTCTTTCCAATAACAAAAGAGCAATAAAGTGTTATAAAGGATGTGGCTTTAAGGTGGAGGGCTGCAGAAAAAGGCAAATATTCAAAAACGGCAGATATTTGGATCAAATCTTGATGTCCGTTTTTAGAAAAATAGGATAA
- a CDS encoding ribosome-binding factor A, with protein MDSAKIKKKKRLASLLREVAGSFIRFEVDPEALVTATKVILSASTDYVRVLISVFPEKKEKEIVDLLNRKRKDLRKFLKAETRLQNLPEVSFEIDKGLKLETKIENILK; from the coding sequence ATGGATAGCGCAAAAATAAAGAAAAAAAAGAGGTTGGCGTCTTTGCTGCGCGAGGTGGCCGGCTCTTTTATAAGATTTGAAGTGGACCCGGAGGCGCTGGTGACGGCGACCAAGGTTATTTTGTCCGCGAGCACCGACTACGTGCGGGTTTTGATAAGCGTTTTTCCGGAAAAGAAAGAAAAAGAAATTGTTGACCTTTTAAACAGAAAAAGAAAAGATTTGAGAAAATTTCTGAAAGCGGAAACAAGACTGCAAAACCTGCCGGAGGTGTCTTTTGAGATAGACAAAGGATTGAAGCTGGAAACAAAGATAGAAAATATTTTAAAGTAA
- a CDS encoding 2,3-bisphosphoglycerate-independent phosphoglycerate mutase yields the protein MNHKKVILLILDGWGLSDDKKYNAIAQAKTPNFNYLWNNFPHCELEASGKAVGLPEGQMGNSEVGHMNIGAGRVVYQDLEKINKAVEEKILEKNPLLAAAFEKAKKFNSTVHIKGLVSPGGVHSHIRHLYALIDLAKKSGVPRVFIHAFTDGRDTPPQSAEKYVAELESVCKESGMACVASLSGRYYAMDRDNNWDRTQCAFNAITKGEGEKYDSPAEAIRKNYESGVTDEFIKPCVFPTPAGRTCEIMDHDVMIFFNFRSDRARQLAQKFNEECHAEDFTYLTMTEYDSSMAKTALFSGGVIEENLAEVLSKNNLKQFHVAETEKFAHATYFFNGGREYPYAGEDRLLIPSNKVATHDLAPEMKAEEIADAVVEKSAGGKYDFILANFANLDMVGHSGKVEATVRAVEAVDGSIGRIFEAVKKFGYVLIVTADHGNAEKMFDDKTGSPHTAHTESRVPLIIAAKNIKLKNSDKPSVSAGKPSSRTGKLADIAPTILEIMGIEKPAEMRGESLALK from the coding sequence ATGAATCACAAAAAAGTAATTCTTTTGATTCTGGACGGGTGGGGATTGTCGGATGACAAAAAATACAACGCCATCGCCCAAGCCAAGACGCCGAACTTTAATTACCTTTGGAACAACTTTCCTCATTGCGAGCTGGAAGCGTCGGGCAAGGCTGTCGGTTTGCCAGAAGGGCAGATGGGCAACAGCGAAGTGGGGCACATGAACATCGGAGCCGGCAGAGTGGTGTATCAGGACTTAGAAAAAATAAACAAGGCGGTTGAAGAAAAAATACTGGAGAAAAATCCTCTTCTTGCCGCGGCTTTTGAGAAAGCGAAAAAATTTAATTCCACTGTTCACATAAAGGGACTTGTTTCGCCGGGCGGGGTGCATTCCCATATCAGACATCTCTACGCCTTGATTGATTTGGCCAAAAAGTCGGGAGTGCCGAGAGTTTTTATCCACGCTTTTACCGACGGGCGGGACACTCCGCCGCAAAGTGCCGAAAAATATGTGGCCGAGTTGGAGTCAGTTTGCAAAGAATCAGGCATGGCCTGCGTGGCCTCGCTCTCCGGCCGTTATTACGCTATGGACAGAGATAATAATTGGGACAGGACGCAATGCGCTTTTAACGCCATAACTAAAGGGGAAGGAGAAAAGTACGATTCCCCGGCGGAAGCCATAAGAAAGAATTATGAGTCCGGCGTAACCGATGAATTTATCAAGCCGTGTGTTTTCCCGACGCCAGCTGGCAGAACTTGCGAAATCATGGACCATGACGTGATGATATTCTTCAACTTCCGCTCCGACCGGGCCAGACAGCTGGCCCAAAAATTCAACGAGGAATGCCACGCCGAAGATTTCACTTATCTGACAATGACCGAATATGATTCGTCTATGGCTAAAACGGCGCTTTTTTCCGGCGGAGTGATTGAAGAAAATCTGGCGGAAGTTTTATCCAAAAACAACCTGAAGCAGTTTCATGTTGCGGAGACGGAAAAATTCGCCCATGCCACTTACTTTTTCAACGGAGGCAGGGAATATCCGTACGCGGGCGAAGACCGTCTGCTTATCCCATCCAACAAAGTCGCCACTCATGACCTGGCGCCGGAGATGAAAGCCGAAGAAATCGCCGACGCCGTGGTAGAAAAGTCCGCCGGCGGCAAATATGATTTTATTCTGGCCAACTTTGCCAATCTGGACATGGTGGGCCATTCCGGAAAGGTTGAAGCAACTGTCAGGGCGGTTGAAGCAGTGGATGGAAGCATCGGCCGGATTTTTGAAGCGGTGAAAAAATTCGGATATGTTTTGATTGTGACGGCCGACCACGGCAACGCCGAAAAAATGTTTGACGATAAAACCGGCAGTCCGCACACGGCCCACACGGAAAGCCGTGTGCCGCTTATAATTGCCGCCAAAAATATAAAGCTTAAAAACTCGGACAAGCCCTCCGTGTCGGCGGGTAAACCCTCCTCGCGGACGGGTAAACTGGCTGATATCGCCCCGACAATTCTGGAGATAATGGGGATTGAAAAACCGGCGGAAATGAGGGGGGAGAGCTTGGCCTTGAAATAA
- the eno gene encoding phosphopyruvate hydratase — protein sequence MSKITKIHAREILDSRGNPTVEVDVYLNSGAVACAAVPSGASTGSKEALELRDGDKKRFLGKGVLKAVENVNKKIAKKLIGKDAGNQKEIDGIMIDLDGTANKNKLGANAVLGVSMAVLKASAYDAKMPLFAYIQKNLGSAPSEADSRYKKNKVARNEYVMPVPMMNIINGGAHADNSADIQEFMIMPVGAKSLREAVRMGSEVFHNLKKVLKERKLNTNVGDEGGFAPTLSSNKEALEVIMAAIDAAGYKAGKDVAIAIDAAVSELYESGKYFLKKDGLELNSEEMVGYYEKLVAQYPIVSIEDGLAEGDWSGWQLLNKKLGGKIQIVGDDIFVTNPEIIGKGIAEKAANSVLIKVNQIGTVSETVEAVKMAQKADWTTVISHRSGETEDTFIADLAVGLGAGQIKTGSLSRTDRVAKYNQLMRIEEALGKKAKYLGGKILGRN from the coding sequence ATGTCTAAAATAACAAAAATTCACGCGCGGGAGATTCTGGATTCCCGAGGCAATCCGACGGTTGAGGTTGATGTTTATTTAAACAGCGGCGCCGTGGCCTGCGCGGCGGTGCCTTCAGGCGCTTCCACCGGATCCAAAGAAGCGCTGGAACTGCGCGACGGAGACAAAAAAAGATTCCTGGGCAAAGGGGTGCTCAAAGCGGTGGAAAACGTCAATAAAAAAATCGCCAAAAAACTAATCGGCAAAGATGCTGGCAATCAGAAAGAAATTGACGGGATAATGATTGATCTGGACGGCACGGCCAATAAAAACAAACTCGGCGCCAATGCCGTTCTCGGAGTTTCCATGGCGGTTTTGAAGGCCTCGGCCTACGACGCCAAAATGCCGCTTTTTGCTTATATTCAAAAAAATCTCGGAAGCGCTCCGTCAGAGGCGGACTCGCGTTATAAAAAAAATAAGGTTGCGAGAAATGAATATGTAATGCCCGTTCCGATGATGAACATCATCAACGGCGGAGCGCATGCCGACAATTCCGCCGACATCCAGGAATTTATGATAATGCCTGTCGGCGCCAAAAGTTTAAGAGAGGCTGTCCGGATGGGTTCGGAAGTTTTCCATAATCTTAAAAAAGTTTTAAAGGAAAGAAAACTAAACACCAATGTTGGAGACGAGGGCGGATTCGCGCCGACGCTTTCTTCTAACAAAGAAGCGCTGGAGGTGATAATGGCGGCCATCGACGCGGCCGGCTACAAAGCGGGCAAGGACGTGGCCATCGCCATAGACGCGGCGGTCAGCGAACTTTACGAATCAGGCAAATATTTTCTTAAAAAAGACGGGCTGGAGTTAAATTCGGAAGAAATGGTCGGCTATTATGAAAAGCTGGTTGCGCAATATCCGATCGTTTCTATTGAGGACGGATTGGCTGAAGGGGATTGGAGCGGATGGCAGCTGTTGAACAAGAAACTGGGCGGCAAAATCCAAATAGTCGGCGACGACATTTTCGTCACCAATCCGGAGATTATAGGAAAGGGAATCGCGGAAAAAGCGGCCAACTCGGTTTTGATAAAGGTTAACCAGATAGGCACGGTGAGCGAAACGGTAGAGGCGGTAAAGATGGCGCAGAAAGCCGACTGGACGACTGTCATCTCGCATCGCAGCGGGGAAACGGAGGACACTTTCATTGCCGACCTGGCCGTGGGTTTGGGGGCCGGGCAGATTAAAACCGGTTCGCTTTCCCGCACCGACCGCGTGGCCAAGTACAACCAGCTGATGAGGATTGAGGAAGCGCTCGGCAAAAAAGCGAAGTATCTTGGCGGAAAAATACTGGGCAGAAACTAG
- a CDS encoding extracellular solute-binding protein codes for MKKISFFPIAVTGVLILGAVLAVMIFGGFLPGYKNKNKRGPAANLVMWGTLPQEKIWPVVSAINKENKDFFNIKYEEKNPATYESETIEALASGRGPDFWIVSQDMVLENKERIYTVPFVNYPERSFLDNFIDGAEIYMDKSGGGITAVPFLVDPMILYWNKEMFSSAGISQPPKNWDEFAQYSGIFTEKNEAGNVEVSGAALGEFTNVRNAKDIMSLLMLQAGEPIVKADSRGNLRAALDGGGKQVSPAEASVRFFNEFSNPSKNSYSWNKALPKSDAMFARGSLAMYFGFAGEAPGLRAKNPHLDFDIAEVPQLKDARSKLDFGRIYGLAILKNSPKKQAAFSAIATMTSGANSKRFSQAAGLASPRRDVLAERSSDAYFSLINKAAVMTRAWIDPDAQATYLVFKDMAESAASGRATVSEAVLTAKRKIDQLLKKP; via the coding sequence ATGAAAAAAATTAGCTTTTTCCCCATAGCGGTCACGGGCGTCCTCATTTTAGGCGCGGTTCTGGCAGTGATGATCTTCGGCGGGTTCCTGCCCGGCTACAAAAATAAAAACAAGCGGGGCCCGGCCGCCAATCTGGTGATGTGGGGAACTTTGCCCCAGGAAAAAATCTGGCCGGTCGTCTCGGCGATAAACAAAGAAAACAAAGATTTTTTCAACATAAAATACGAGGAAAAAAATCCGGCGACCTACGAAAGCGAAACGATAGAAGCGCTGGCTTCCGGCCGCGGGCCGGACTTCTGGATTGTAAGCCAGGATATGGTTCTGGAAAACAAAGAAAGAATTTACACGGTGCCGTTCGTCAATTATCCGGAAAGGAGTTTTTTGGACAACTTCATTGACGGCGCGGAAATTTATATGGATAAAAGCGGCGGCGGCATAACGGCCGTCCCGTTTCTCGTTGACCCGATGATTCTTTACTGGAACAAAGAAATGTTTTCTTCCGCCGGCATCAGCCAGCCGCCCAAAAACTGGGACGAGTTCGCCCAATATTCCGGAATCTTTACCGAGAAAAACGAGGCCGGCAACGTGGAGGTGTCCGGCGCGGCGCTGGGAGAATTTACTAACGTTCGCAATGCGAAGGACATAATGTCTCTGCTTATGCTGCAGGCGGGCGAGCCGATAGTAAAAGCTGACTCAAGAGGTAACTTGAGAGCGGCGTTGGATGGCGGTGGAAAACAAGTGAGCCCGGCGGAAGCCTCGGTACGGTTCTTCAATGAATTTTCCAATCCATCCAAAAACAGTTATTCCTGGAACAAGGCTCTGCCCAAATCGGACGCGATGTTCGCCCGCGGATCATTGGCAATGTATTTCGGCTTTGCCGGCGAAGCGCCGGGACTTCGAGCCAAAAATCCCCATCTTGATTTTGACATTGCCGAGGTTCCGCAGCTTAAAGACGCAAGGAGTAAGCTGGATTTCGGCAGAATTTACGGACTGGCGATTCTGAAAAATTCCCCGAAAAAGCAGGCTGCTTTCTCGGCCATCGCCACTATGACCTCCGGAGCGAATTCCAAGAGGTTTTCCCAGGCCGCCGGACTGGCTTCCCCCAGAAGAGACGTTTTGGCCGAAAGGAGCTCCGACGCCTACTTTTCCCTGATAAACAAGGCGGCAGTGATGACCCGCGCCTGGATTGACCCGGACGCCCAGGCGACCTATCTGGTTTTCAAAGATATGGCGGAGTCGGCGGCCTCGGGCCGGGCCACCGTTTCCGAAGCTGTTCTGACGGCAAAGAGAAAAATTGACCAGCTGCTGAAGAAACCTTAA
- a CDS encoding methyltransferase domain-containing protein: protein MFLNPSEIIKNFELRRGMTVADFGSGSGHYVLETARRIGNTGTVYAVDIQKNLLEKIKTEAGKNNLTNVEIVWADLEGPEGSRLASGAVDFLVISNILFQLRDKIGLAREASRVLKSGGRAAVIDWSESGTGGLGPAPSAVVAQKEAERIFTQEGFTEEREFPAGSNHYGLIFRKQ, encoded by the coding sequence ATGTTCCTCAATCCTTCGGAAATAATAAAAAATTTTGAGTTGAGGCGGGGGATGACGGTGGCCGATTTCGGCAGCGGCTCCGGCCATTACGTTTTGGAAACGGCCAGAAGAATCGGCAACACGGGAACGGTTTACGCGGTGGACATCCAGAAAAATCTTTTGGAGAAAATTAAAACGGAGGCGGGCAAAAACAACCTGACAAACGTGGAAATAGTCTGGGCCGATTTGGAAGGACCGGAAGGATCAAGGCTGGCCAGCGGCGCCGTTGATTTCCTCGTCATTTCCAACATTCTGTTCCAGCTTCGGGATAAAATCGGCCTGGCCAGGGAAGCGAGCCGCGTTTTGAAAAGCGGAGGCAGAGCCGCCGTCATAGACTGGAGCGAGTCCGGAACGGGTGGGCTTGGCCCGGCGCCCTCGGCGGTTGTCGCGCAAAAAGAGGCGGAAAGAATTTTCACCCAGGAAGGTTTTACGGAAGAAAGAGAATTTCCGGCCGGGAGCAATCATTACGGGCTAATATTCAGAAAACAATAA
- the gyrA gene encoding DNA gyrase subunit A, translating to MENNNNKETRVVKRDISQEMRESFIDYAVSVIVSRALPDVRDGLKPVHRKILYTMHQAGLSHSAKFLKSAAIVGDTLGKYHPHGDIPVYDAMARMAQDFLMRYPLVDGQGNWGSIDGDSPAAMRYTEARMTSVAGQMLEDIQKETVDFKPNYDNRLMEPSVLPAAVPQLIINGSFGIAVGMATSIPPHNLGEVIDATNHLIDNPEASLDDLMQFVKGPDFPTGGLIFNAKDIQQAYATGRGGVVTRGEAEIVESDRSGFQIIISSIPYQVNKSEMIMKMADLVRDKKIEGIRDIRDESDREEKVRIVIDLKTGINPQNVLNNLYKHTDLEKTFHFNMIALVDGLQPQVLRLKEILQHFVNHREVVVRRRTQYDLNRALDRAHILEGLKKALDHIDAIIKTIRASKDRDDAQKQLMAKFKFSDKQANAILEMKLQSLANLERQKIEDELKEKQKLIKDLRSLLADPKKIMKVIRDELTEVRNKYADERRTKVMSRAAKVMSEEDLVESKDQVMTLTKGGYVKRTDPEAYRAQKRGGMGVADIETKEEDFVNIFVTANTHDDLLFFTDKGKVYQIKMYELSEGKRATKGKSIMNFLALSGEEKVTSVLVAPKSAKEAQNFLVMATKNGTVKKVDASSFKDVRRNGIIAIRLEKDDELKFTHFVSKNDYVILATKLGQSIMFKESDIRAMGRAAGGVRGIKLAEKDELVGADVATDGKKDQYLLTMGQNGYGKKTGIKNYRLQKRGGSGIKTFKVTPKTGPLMVARIVGPEVEEMIAISQKGQVIRTSLAEVPVLGRQTQGVRIMRMKPDDSIASMTCL from the coding sequence ATGGAGAACAACAATAATAAAGAAACAAGAGTCGTAAAAAGAGACATCTCGCAGGAAATGCGGGAGTCTTTCATAGACTACGCCGTTTCCGTCATCGTGTCCCGCGCCTTGCCGGACGTACGCGACGGACTCAAACCGGTGCACCGGAAAATTCTTTACACCATGCATCAGGCCGGCTTGAGCCACTCGGCTAAATTTTTGAAGTCGGCGGCCATCGTCGGCGACACGCTCGGTAAATATCATCCCCACGGCGACATTCCCGTTTACGACGCCATGGCCAGAATGGCCCAGGACTTTTTGATGAGATACCCGCTGGTGGACGGCCAGGGCAACTGGGGTTCCATAGACGGCGACTCGCCAGCGGCCATGAGGTACACCGAAGCCAGAATGACTTCCGTGGCCGGCCAGATGCTTGAAGACATCCAAAAAGAAACGGTGGACTTCAAGCCTAATTACGACAACCGATTGATGGAGCCGTCAGTTCTTCCGGCCGCCGTTCCTCAACTTATAATTAACGGCTCTTTCGGCATCGCCGTGGGTATGGCGACCAGTATCCCGCCGCACAACCTCGGGGAAGTTATAGACGCCACTAACCATCTTATAGACAATCCGGAAGCTTCTTTGGACGACCTGATGCAATTCGTCAAAGGGCCGGATTTTCCGACCGGCGGTCTGATATTCAACGCCAAAGACATCCAGCAGGCTTACGCCACCGGCCGCGGCGGCGTGGTCACCCGGGGCGAAGCGGAGATAGTGGAGTCGGACAGAAGCGGTTTCCAGATAATAATCTCATCCATTCCGTATCAGGTTAACAAATCGGAAATGATAATGAAGATGGCCGACCTGGTGCGGGACAAAAAAATAGAAGGCATAAGAGACATCCGCGACGAATCCGACAGGGAAGAAAAAGTGCGAATAGTCATTGACCTGAAAACAGGCATCAATCCGCAGAATGTTTTAAACAATCTGTACAAACACACCGATTTGGAAAAGACTTTCCACTTCAACATGATCGCTTTGGTGGACGGTCTCCAGCCGCAGGTATTGCGTTTGAAGGAAATTTTGCAGCACTTCGTTAATCACCGCGAAGTAGTGGTGCGCCGCAGAACGCAGTATGACCTCAACCGGGCGTTGGACCGCGCTCATATATTGGAAGGTTTGAAGAAAGCGCTGGACCACATTGACGCGATAATCAAAACCATCCGGGCATCCAAAGACAGGGACGACGCCCAGAAGCAGTTGATGGCCAAGTTCAAATTTTCCGACAAACAAGCCAACGCCATTCTGGAGATGAAGCTGCAGTCATTGGCCAATCTGGAGCGGCAGAAAATTGAAGACGAGCTGAAGGAGAAGCAAAAACTCATCAAAGACTTGCGCTCTCTTTTGGCCGACCCGAAGAAAATAATGAAGGTCATCAGAGATGAGCTTACGGAAGTGAGAAACAAATACGCCGACGAAAGAAGGACGAAAGTCATGTCCCGCGCCGCCAAAGTGATGTCGGAGGAAGATCTTGTGGAATCAAAAGACCAGGTGATGACGCTGACCAAGGGCGGCTATGTAAAAAGGACGGACCCAGAGGCTTACCGCGCCCAAAAGAGAGGCGGCATGGGGGTGGCCGATATTGAAACAAAAGAAGAAGATTTTGTGAATATTTTTGTCACCGCAAACACCCATGACGACCTGCTTTTCTTCACCGACAAAGGCAAGGTGTACCAGATAAAAATGTACGAACTATCGGAAGGCAAGCGCGCCACCAAAGGCAAATCAATTATGAACTTTCTGGCTCTTTCCGGCGAGGAAAAAGTCACCTCGGTTTTGGTGGCGCCCAAATCGGCCAAAGAAGCCCAGAACTTCCTGGTGATGGCCACCAAAAACGGCACGGTCAAAAAAGTGGACGCTTCAAGCTTCAAGGACGTGAGGCGCAACGGCATCATCGCCATCCGGTTGGAGAAAGACGACGAGCTGAAGTTCACCCATTTTGTTTCCAAAAACGATTATGTGATTCTGGCCACGAAACTTGGTCAGTCTATAATGTTTAAGGAATCCGATATCCGGGCAATGGGGCGGGCCGCCGGAGGCGTGCGGGGCATCAAGCTGGCGGAAAAAGACGAGCTTGTCGGAGCCGACGTGGCCACGGACGGCAAGAAAGACCAGTATCTTTTGACGATGGGGCAAAACGGCTACGGCAAAAAAACCGGCATAAAAAATTACCGGCTGCAGAAAAGGGGCGGCTCGGGCATCAAGACCTTTAAGGTGACGCCCAAAACCGGACCATTGATGGTGGCAAGAATCGTCGGCCCCGAAGTGGAAGAGATGATTGCCATTTCCCAGAAAGGGCAGGTCATCAGGACTTCGCTGGCGGAAGTGCCGGTGCTGGGCAGGCAGACGCAAGGTGTTAGAATAATGAGGATGAAGCCGGACGACAGCATCGCGTCAATGACATGCTTATAA
- a CDS encoding MBL fold metallo-hydrolase, whose translation MSSLMVITYYGAACFKVQSGDFVLAFNPPAKESEYKSPRFGADVVFVSKNDKDYNGWENLAKKGDESAKTLLIDGKGEYETRGIHIKGIGSNGGKINTVYALSLEDINICHLGAFGEKDIDPKLKADVGEVDILFLPIGGSGALDPQKAAGIAAHIEPKIVIPMHYKEVQLKQFLKEFGSEGVKPADKLTIKRKDLADKKTEVVVLEPAV comes from the coding sequence ATGTCATCACTTATGGTAATCACTTATTACGGCGCGGCGTGCTTTAAGGTTCAATCGGGTGACTTTGTGCTGGCTTTTAATCCGCCGGCCAAAGAATCGGAATACAAATCGCCGCGTTTTGGCGCCGATGTGGTTTTTGTCAGCAAAAACGACAAGGATTACAACGGCTGGGAAAATTTGGCCAAAAAAGGCGACGAATCCGCCAAAACTCTTCTTATAGACGGCAAGGGCGAATACGAAACCAGAGGAATACATATAAAAGGTATCGGTTCCAACGGCGGGAAAATAAACACCGTCTACGCGCTATCTTTGGAAGATATCAATATCTGCCACTTGGGCGCCTTTGGCGAAAAAGATATTGACCCGAAGCTCAAAGCCGATGTCGGCGAAGTGGACATTCTTTTTCTGCCTATCGGAGGAAGCGGCGCGTTGGACCCGCAGAAAGCTGCTGGCATAGCCGCCCACATTGAGCCGAAAATTGTCATCCCGATGCATTATAAAGAAGTTCAGCTGAAGCAGTTTTTGAAAGAGTTCGGCAGCGAAGGGGTAAAACCGGCTGACAAGCTTACCATTAAAAGAAAAGATTTGGCGGACAAAAAGACGGAAGTCGTGGTTTTGGAGCCGGCGGTATAG
- a CDS encoding DsbA family protein, producing MIKLASVKPGNNGDNDSNLTVSALSATDQIKGNASSTNVIIEYSDFQCPACASYHPIVKQFVADSGDKVAFVYRHFPLPQHKNAKTSAAAAEAAGKQGKFWEMHDLIFENQKAWENSAKAEEIFTGYARQLGLNVEQFAADYNSEEIKAKVDADYKSGVKAGVNSTPSFFLNGKKITNPRSYDEFKTLLQQNG from the coding sequence ATGATAAAACTGGCTTCAGTAAAGCCAGGCAATAATGGCGACAACGATTCCAACCTTACGGTTTCCGCCTTAAGCGCCACCGACCAAATCAAAGGCAACGCCAGTTCCACCAATGTAATAATTGAGTACAGCGACTTCCAGTGCCCCGCCTGCGCTTCCTATCATCCGATAGTCAAACAATTCGTGGCCGACTCCGGCGACAAGGTCGCTTTCGTTTACCGCCACTTCCCGCTTCCCCAACACAAGAACGCCAAAACTTCCGCCGCCGCCGCCGAGGCCGCCGGCAAGCAGGGCAAATTCTGGGAGATGCACGACCTGATTTTTGAAAACCAGAAGGCGTGGGAAAATTCCGCCAAGGCCGAAGAAATTTTTACCGGCTACGCGCGGCAACTCGGCTTGAATGTGGAACAGTTCGCGGCTGACTATAATTCCGAAGAAATAAAGGCCAAGGTTGACGCCGATTACAAAAGCGGCGTAAAGGCCGGCGTCAACTCCACCCCCTCTTTCTTTCTCAACGGGAAGAAGATAACCAACCCCCGAAGCTACGATGAATTCAAAACTCTCTTACAGCAAAACGGCTAG
- a CDS encoding vitamin K epoxide reductase family protein, producing MNSKLSYSKTASGAKFFSKTGILMAVVSFFGLLDSSYLASKHYSGTLPPCGLFQGCDVVTTSKFAEIGGVSVALLGAIYYLVVLLVSIIYLQTKNKKILFFLSLFVPVGFAASAWFFFVQAFVLKYFCAYCLFSAFTSTTLFVIGLATFFRLKKEIHTGVLQENPAGL from the coding sequence ATGAATTCAAAACTCTCTTACAGCAAAACGGCTAGCGGCGCGAAATTTTTTTCTAAAACGGGAATACTGATGGCCGTCGTCAGTTTCTTCGGTCTGCTGGACTCTTCTTACCTTGCCTCCAAACATTACTCCGGCACATTGCCACCCTGCGGCTTGTTCCAGGGCTGCGACGTGGTGACAACGAGCAAATTCGCCGAGATCGGCGGAGTTTCCGTGGCTTTACTCGGGGCGATATATTATCTTGTCGTCCTTCTGGTTTCCATAATTTACCTGCAGACAAAAAATAAAAAAATTCTTTTCTTCCTCTCCTTATTCGTCCCCGTCGGGTTCGCGGCTTCGGCGTGGTTCTTTTTCGTGCAGGCCTTCGTTCTAAAATATTTCTGCGCTTACTGCCTGTTCTCCGCTTTCACCTCCACCACTCTTTTCGTCATAGGATTGGCGACATTTTTCCGACTCAAAAAAGAAATTCACACCGGAGTATTGCAAGAAAATCCGGCAGGATTATAA